One Numenius arquata chromosome 10, bNumArq3.hap1.1, whole genome shotgun sequence DNA segment encodes these proteins:
- the HELT gene encoding hairy and enhancer of split-related protein HELT isoform X1, producing the protein MASKLKERRRTPVSHKVIEKRRRDRINRCLTELGKTVPMALAKQSSGKLEKAEILEMTVQYLRALHSADFPRGREKVELLSEFANYFHYGYHECMKNLVHYLTTVERMETKDTKYARILAFLQSKARFVTEPLFTSLGSLPEPDFSYPLHPGPECPGDAVLQPPPGGAFPWHGASRSPPLPYHLPNAAVPLASPGQQRSTFLSSVQGLDRHYLNLLGHSHPNAFGLPPGQHPSML; encoded by the exons ATGGCCTCTAAGCTCAAGGAGCGGAGG AGGACGCCGGTGTCCCACAAGGTGATCGAGAAGCGGAGGAGGGACCGCATCAACCGCTGCCTCACCGAGCTGGGGAAGACGGTGCCCATGGCTCTGGCCAAGCAg AGCTCGGGGAAGCTGGAGAAAGCGGAGATCCTGGAGATGACGGTGCAGTACCTGCGGGCCCTGCACTCGGCGGACTTCCCCCGCGGCCGGGAGAAGG TAGAGCTGCTCTCCGAGTTCGCCAACTACTTCCACTACGGCTACCACGAGTGCATGAAGAACCTGGTCCACTACCTGACCACGGTGGAGAGGATGGAGACCAAAGACACCAAATACGCCCGCAtcctggccttcctccagtccaaAGCCCGCTTCGTCACCGAGCCCCTCTTCACCTCCCTGGGCTCCCTCCCGGAGCCGGACTTTTCCTACCCGCTGCACCCCGGGCCCGAGTGTCCCGGCGATGCCGTGCTCCAGCCGCCCCCGGGGGGGGCTTTCCCTTGGCACGGCGcttcccgcagcccccccctGCCCTATCACCTCCCCAACGCCGCCGTCCCCCTCGCCAGCCCCGGCCAGCAGCGCAGCACCTTCCTCTCCTCCGTCCAGGGGCTGGACCGCCACTACCTCAACCTCCTCGGCCATTCCCACCCCAACGCCTTCGGGTTGCCCCCGGGCCAGCACCCCTCCATGCTATAG
- the HELT gene encoding hairy and enhancer of split-related protein HELT isoform X2: MASKLKERRRTPVSHKVIEKRRRDRINRCLTELGKTVPMALAKQSSGKLEKAEILEMTVQYLRALHSADFPRGREKELLSEFANYFHYGYHECMKNLVHYLTTVERMETKDTKYARILAFLQSKARFVTEPLFTSLGSLPEPDFSYPLHPGPECPGDAVLQPPPGGAFPWHGASRSPPLPYHLPNAAVPLASPGQQRSTFLSSVQGLDRHYLNLLGHSHPNAFGLPPGQHPSML, from the exons ATGGCCTCTAAGCTCAAGGAGCGGAGG AGGACGCCGGTGTCCCACAAGGTGATCGAGAAGCGGAGGAGGGACCGCATCAACCGCTGCCTCACCGAGCTGGGGAAGACGGTGCCCATGGCTCTGGCCAAGCAg AGCTCGGGGAAGCTGGAGAAAGCGGAGATCCTGGAGATGACGGTGCAGTACCTGCGGGCCCTGCACTCGGCGGACTTCCCCCGCGGCCGGGAGAAGG AGCTGCTCTCCGAGTTCGCCAACTACTTCCACTACGGCTACCACGAGTGCATGAAGAACCTGGTCCACTACCTGACCACGGTGGAGAGGATGGAGACCAAAGACACCAAATACGCCCGCAtcctggccttcctccagtccaaAGCCCGCTTCGTCACCGAGCCCCTCTTCACCTCCCTGGGCTCCCTCCCGGAGCCGGACTTTTCCTACCCGCTGCACCCCGGGCCCGAGTGTCCCGGCGATGCCGTGCTCCAGCCGCCCCCGGGGGGGGCTTTCCCTTGGCACGGCGcttcccgcagcccccccctGCCCTATCACCTCCCCAACGCCGCCGTCCCCCTCGCCAGCCCCGGCCAGCAGCGCAGCACCTTCCTCTCCTCCGTCCAGGGGCTGGACCGCCACTACCTCAACCTCCTCGGCCATTCCCACCCCAACGCCTTCGGGTTGCCCCCGGGCCAGCACCCCTCCATGCTATAG